One Sporomusaceae bacterium ACPt DNA window includes the following coding sequences:
- a CDS encoding IS630 family transposase ISBs2 has product MIGVLDYESGEVFYIHATQYDAEVFLEFLKQALKKYPEQKILMILDNAKIHHAKFIQPFLQEHKDTLELLFLPPYSPNLNPIEGFGDG; this is encoded by the coding sequence TTGATAGGCGTTTTAGACTATGAGAGCGGAGAAGTATTTTACATTCACGCCACACAATACGATGCGGAAGTATTTTTGGAATTTTTGAAGCAAGCGCTAAAAAAATATCCAGAGCAGAAGATCCTTATGATTTTAGATAATGCGAAAATCCACCATGCTAAATTCATTCAACCCTTCCTGCAGGAACACAAGGATACACTGGAGTTGCTATTTTTACCGCCATACAGCCCTAATCTTAACCCGATTGAAGGGTTTGGGGATGGTTGA
- the uraA_1 gene encoding Uracil permease codes for MSRRIIQVEDKLPLLQTIPLSLQHLFAMFGATVLVPFLFKVNPATSLLMNGIGTLIYLFLCKGKLPAYLGSSFAFISPVFVILSQYSYAAAQGGFIVFGLFFILMALIVKAVGVKWIDVVFPPAAMGAIVAVIGLELAPAATNMAGWTGDMMKQLNIPLDKALIVSVFTFVVTVLGSVLFRGFLAVIPVLIGVVSGYILSLAVGIVDLSSVAAAPWFEVPTLYTPEFNVSAIIIILPAMLVVLAEHIGHLVVTGNIVERDLIKEPGLHRSLFADGISNVLSGFAGATPNTTYGENIGVMAITKVYSVWVIGGAATLAIALSFVGKLAALIRSIPVPVMGGVCVLLFGVIAAAGIRMLVEKKVDYTQAKNLVLTSSVLVLGLSGAVVKIGAVELKGMALGTVVSILISLIFEVFDKMGLLSGQAEAHDKTVAQQAKL; via the coding sequence ATGTCCAGACGGATTATCCAGGTTGAAGATAAGCTGCCACTTCTCCAAACCATTCCCCTCAGCTTACAGCACTTGTTTGCGATGTTTGGCGCGACAGTGCTGGTTCCCTTTTTGTTTAAGGTGAACCCTGCAACATCACTATTGATGAATGGTATTGGCACGCTAATTTACCTTTTCTTGTGCAAGGGGAAACTCCCCGCTTATCTTGGTTCCAGTTTTGCATTTATCTCCCCCGTGTTTGTCATACTGTCGCAATATAGTTACGCGGCGGCGCAAGGCGGCTTTATCGTTTTCGGTCTGTTCTTTATACTGATGGCGTTGATTGTTAAAGCGGTAGGCGTTAAATGGATTGATGTCGTTTTCCCACCGGCTGCAATGGGAGCCATTGTAGCCGTTATTGGCCTGGAACTTGCACCGGCAGCAACCAATATGGCCGGTTGGACAGGCGATATGATGAAACAGTTGAACATTCCCCTTGACAAGGCCTTAATCGTATCAGTATTCACCTTTGTTGTCACTGTTTTGGGTTCAGTATTGTTCCGCGGTTTCCTGGCGGTAATTCCGGTGCTTATCGGGGTGGTGTCAGGCTATATTCTGTCCCTTGCCGTCGGGATTGTTGATCTAAGCAGTGTAGCCGCAGCTCCTTGGTTTGAGGTTCCTACCTTATATACTCCTGAATTTAATGTAAGTGCAATTATTATTATCCTGCCAGCCATGCTGGTAGTATTGGCCGAACATATCGGCCACCTGGTTGTTACGGGTAATATCGTAGAGAGGGACTTGATTAAGGAACCAGGATTGCACCGGTCACTGTTTGCTGACGGTATTTCCAATGTATTATCCGGTTTTGCAGGCGCCACCCCCAATACCACCTATGGGGAAAACATTGGTGTCATGGCTATTACCAAAGTTTATAGCGTCTGGGTTATTGGTGGTGCAGCAACACTTGCTATCGCGCTCTCCTTCGTAGGAAAACTTGCAGCGCTTATCCGCAGCATTCCGGTGCCGGTAATGGGCGGTGTATGTGTCCTGCTGTTCGGAGTAATTGCGGCCGCCGGTATTCGCATGCTTGTTGAGAAAAAGGTCGACTATACCCAGGCCAAGAACCTTGTTCTTACGTCTTCGGTGCTGGTATTAGGTCTGAGTGGCGCAGTTGTAAAAATTGGCGCAGTCGAGCTCAAAGGCATGGCGCTTGGCACCGTTGTTTCGATACTGATTAGCCTTATCTTCGAAGTTTTCGACAAAATGGGTCTGCTGTCCGGCCAAGCTGAAGCTCATGATAAGACAGTAGCGCAGCAAGCTAAACTATAG
- the nudJ gene encoding Phosphatase NudJ translates to MKFVVHVSTLIERNGKILLVREKKPIAYGKYNLPGGHLELGEDILAGARREVCEEVGFDVELKGFIGVYEGASDNHYINFAFYAQATENVVAIPQEGEILSCHWLSIDEFNALDEHLFRNAKRIRLIVEGFAQGQVYPVDLFHRI, encoded by the coding sequence ATGAAGTTTGTTGTTCACGTTAGCACCTTAATAGAAAGAAACGGTAAAATTCTATTGGTCCGGGAGAAAAAGCCTATTGCGTACGGGAAATATAATTTGCCTGGTGGACATCTTGAGCTTGGCGAGGATATTTTAGCAGGTGCGAGACGTGAGGTGTGTGAGGAAGTAGGCTTTGATGTTGAACTAAAAGGGTTTATTGGTGTATATGAAGGTGCCAGTGATAACCACTATATTAATTTTGCATTTTATGCTCAGGCAACAGAAAATGTAGTTGCAATACCCCAAGAAGGTGAAATATTGAGTTGTCATTGGCTATCAATTGATGAATTTAATGCATTAGATGAGCATTTGTTTCGAAATGCCAAACGCATTAGGCTTATCGTTGAAGGTTTTGCGCAAGGTCAGGTATATCCGGTTGATTTGTTTCACAGAATATGA
- the rcsC_4 gene encoding Sensor histidine kinase RcsC, which yields MFHKVKILAVDDRPENLLALRAVLNNPAYEILEACSGEEALKLLLKNDVALILLDVQMAGLNGFDTARLIRQRHKNEHIPIIFISAIHKASEHILEGYSAGAVDYIFKPFQPETLRRKVEVFINLYQEEMEIRQQRDCMEALAKKNTTKLGELNSELIKSNEQIVSILESISDAFYAVDPDWRFSYVNKEAEKEIGKTRQELIGKRMWEAWPLTIKLFERFRQAVDFKQAMHFETIDEKCGKWYEIHIYPSEMGLSVYFRNISERIKYEKDMARLDRLNLTKEVAAGIAHEIRNPLTKVRGFLQLFINKAHVPSEEQLIAMIDEIDRANAIIAEFLGLAKNRRSCLKIMNLSDIVRALYPLIQAEAHLTNNIVNINLEENLMLLLDEKEIRQLILNMALNGLDAMAKGGKLTISTYREGTDIILSIADEGDGIKDEVMDKIGTPFFTTKDNGTGLGLAICYSVAARHNAKIEINTGTNGTVFIVRFACETEEQLSQDAQ from the coding sequence ATGTTTCATAAGGTAAAGATATTAGCCGTTGATGATCGCCCGGAAAATTTATTAGCATTGCGAGCTGTACTTAATAACCCTGCATATGAAATACTTGAAGCTTGTTCAGGGGAAGAAGCGTTAAAATTGTTACTAAAGAATGATGTTGCCCTTATTTTATTAGATGTGCAAATGGCGGGCCTAAATGGATTTGATACAGCCAGGCTTATTAGGCAGCGTCACAAAAACGAACATATTCCAATAATTTTCATATCGGCTATTCATAAGGCAAGTGAACACATTCTGGAGGGGTATTCTGCCGGGGCGGTTGATTATATCTTTAAACCTTTCCAACCGGAAACGCTAAGGCGCAAAGTAGAAGTTTTTATCAATCTGTATCAAGAAGAAATGGAAATACGTCAACAGCGGGACTGTATGGAAGCTTTGGCAAAAAAGAATACTACAAAGCTTGGTGAGCTCAACTCAGAATTAATAAAATCAAATGAACAAATTGTGAGTATTCTAGAAAGCATTTCTGATGCATTCTACGCAGTAGATCCAGACTGGCGATTTTCCTATGTTAACAAGGAAGCTGAAAAAGAGATCGGTAAAACAAGACAAGAGTTAATAGGTAAGCGAATGTGGGAAGCGTGGCCGCTAACAATTAAACTATTTGAACGGTTCAGGCAAGCAGTGGACTTTAAACAAGCCATGCATTTTGAGACAATTGATGAAAAATGTGGTAAGTGGTACGAAATACATATTTATCCTTCAGAAATGGGGCTGTCTGTATATTTTCGTAATATCAGCGAACGTATTAAATATGAAAAAGATATGGCTCGTCTTGATCGTTTGAATCTTACGAAGGAAGTTGCGGCTGGTATAGCCCATGAAATACGGAACCCGTTAACTAAAGTACGAGGATTCCTGCAACTATTTATTAATAAAGCCCATGTGCCTTCTGAGGAGCAACTGATTGCCATGATCGATGAGATCGATCGGGCGAATGCAATTATAGCCGAGTTCCTCGGTTTGGCAAAAAATCGTCGATCCTGTTTAAAAATAATGAATTTAAGTGATATTGTCAGGGCGCTGTATCCGTTGATTCAGGCAGAAGCACATTTGACCAATAATATTGTTAACATCAATCTTGAGGAAAATTTAATGTTATTACTTGATGAAAAGGAAATACGGCAACTGATTTTAAATATGGCTCTCAACGGCCTGGATGCCATGGCTAAAGGTGGGAAACTGACAATTAGTACTTATCGTGAGGGAACAGATATAATACTTTCTATTGCTGATGAGGGCGATGGTATTAAAGATGAAGTTATGGATAAGATTGGAACGCCGTTTTTTACTACCAAAGATAACGGGACAGGCCTCGGACTAGCAATATGCTACAGCGTAGCCGCTCGTCACAATGCTAAAATTGAGATCAATACCGGTACCAACGGTACAGTATTTATTGTTCGTTTTGCCTGTGAGACCGAGGAACAATTATCTCAGGATGCGCAATAG
- the rcsC_3 gene encoding Sensor histidine kinase RcsC encodes MIKENMKAGGEAMKIKTKLIFSFSMATAVMIVLLGVGIYVLEKLDENVNDIVSDRYIKIKLIRDIRFDSHQMDRNTKGMLRIHNRDDLLQEISQLEEERSTVESVMVELEKLSMGERAQNDFVTLKTDYNRYIDKQNKIIQLLLADDYEAAAHLYEENTDNLQKLMTTISDSVSTYEKSMDQAFANSDYLYSLSVKIMFSMVVVGALILSCIAWWVIKEISNSLSKIIDGLAGVTYGSTVLPRIELKTRDEFGEIATAFNTMTRQLEEHAARELENDWLKTKFSEVTTLYQGVEDLQTLGQIFISNVAPIVGANLGLFYFKEECETGPCLKLLASYAYRGICSGKDSIQIGEGLVGQCAADNKIILLTQVPSDYTKIESGLGEATPLSLILLPVAFEGNVMAVIELASFEDFSDSKRQLLTRLTENLGVTLQSIAGRMRIEDLLKKAQLLTEELQTQAEELTSTNEQLAEQYRQSEQKTIELEEISAELEENARQLAASSNYKSQFLANMSHELRTPLNSMLILAKMLTDNADNNLTPKQIEFAQTIYSAGCDLLHLINEILDLSKIEHGKMEVNISEVFLDKIVRNVKQNFIPVAAQKRLDLIIKVDNDVPPVVYTDEQRLNQILSNLLSNAFKFTTHGSVTLHINCIEKEMIFSVIDTGVGIPQDKMDFIFGAFQQADGTTSRNYGGTGLGLAISKGIAALLGGQIVVDSKIGQGSTFSLYLPLRGPSDINTQNSLKNFNERRMVPEVAAVLKLPSDTETLFQGKTVLLVDDDMRNAFSLTTVLESYQMKVLYAENGREAIDTLIQNPDIDIIFMDIMMPEMDGYEAMRRIREIPKFNDIPIIALTAKAMKDDNAKCIAAGATDYITKPVDLEKLFAMIRLRLCT; translated from the coding sequence ATGATTAAAGAAAATATGAAAGCAGGGGGGGAAGCAATGAAAATTAAGACCAAATTAATTTTCAGTTTTAGTATGGCAACTGCCGTTATGATTGTGCTCCTTGGCGTAGGTATATATGTACTTGAAAAATTAGATGAAAATGTGAATGATATAGTTAGTGACCGTTACATTAAAATTAAGCTAATAAGGGATATCCGGTTTGATAGTCATCAAATGGACCGTAATACTAAAGGCATGCTGCGAATTCATAATCGGGACGATCTCCTACAGGAGATTTCTCAACTTGAAGAAGAACGTTCGACTGTCGAGAGTGTTATGGTTGAACTGGAAAAACTCAGTATGGGAGAGCGAGCTCAAAATGATTTTGTTACTCTAAAAACTGACTATAACCGCTATATTGATAAGCAAAATAAAATTATCCAGTTGTTGCTGGCCGATGACTACGAAGCTGCTGCTCATCTTTATGAGGAAAATACCGATAATTTGCAAAAATTGATGACAACGATTAGTGATAGTGTTTCGACATATGAAAAAAGTATGGATCAGGCGTTTGCAAACTCTGATTATCTTTACAGTCTTAGTGTTAAAATTATGTTTTCTATGGTAGTAGTAGGAGCCTTGATACTGTCGTGTATTGCCTGGTGGGTGATTAAAGAAATATCAAATAGTCTGTCAAAGATTATAGATGGACTAGCTGGTGTAACTTACGGCTCAACAGTATTACCGCGTATTGAACTTAAAACCCGGGACGAGTTTGGCGAAATAGCTACTGCGTTTAACACGATGACCAGGCAGCTTGAAGAACACGCTGCCAGAGAATTAGAGAATGACTGGCTAAAAACTAAGTTCAGCGAGGTTACTACTCTGTATCAGGGAGTAGAGGACCTCCAGACATTAGGGCAGATATTTATTAGCAATGTTGCTCCTATTGTAGGGGCCAACCTGGGACTTTTTTACTTCAAAGAGGAGTGTGAAACCGGGCCTTGTTTAAAATTGCTTGCTAGTTATGCCTATCGAGGAATTTGTTCCGGTAAAGACAGTATTCAAATTGGGGAGGGATTAGTTGGTCAATGTGCTGCTGATAATAAGATAATATTGCTCACACAAGTGCCCAGTGATTATACAAAAATAGAGTCGGGGTTAGGTGAAGCTACTCCGCTTAGTTTAATACTGCTACCGGTAGCCTTTGAGGGAAATGTTATGGCTGTTATTGAACTTGCTTCTTTTGAGGACTTTAGTGATAGCAAACGGCAATTGCTTACCCGGTTAACAGAAAACCTGGGAGTTACTCTGCAAAGTATTGCTGGACGGATGCGCATAGAGGACCTTCTCAAAAAGGCACAGCTTTTGACAGAGGAACTACAGACCCAGGCTGAAGAGCTGACCAGTACAAATGAACAGCTGGCCGAGCAATATAGGCAATCAGAGCAAAAAACTATTGAACTAGAGGAAATTAGCGCTGAACTCGAAGAAAATGCCAGGCAACTTGCTGCAAGTTCAAATTATAAATCCCAATTTCTGGCTAATATGTCCCATGAATTGCGTACACCTTTGAATAGTATGTTAATCCTTGCCAAGATGCTTACCGATAATGCCGACAATAATTTGACACCTAAGCAAATAGAGTTTGCGCAAACGATTTATTCAGCCGGTTGTGACTTACTACACCTTATAAATGAGATACTGGACTTATCAAAAATCGAACACGGTAAAATGGAGGTCAATATTAGCGAAGTATTTTTGGATAAGATTGTTAGGAATGTTAAACAGAATTTTATTCCTGTAGCTGCTCAAAAAAGATTAGATCTTATCATTAAGGTTGATAACGATGTGCCGCCAGTCGTCTATACTGATGAGCAGCGTCTAAATCAAATACTTAGTAATCTTCTTTCTAATGCCTTTAAGTTTACAACCCATGGCAGCGTAACCCTACATATTAACTGTATAGAAAAGGAGATGATATTTTCCGTTATTGATACGGGAGTCGGTATACCTCAAGATAAGATGGACTTTATATTTGGCGCTTTTCAACAGGCTGACGGAACAACCAGCCGCAACTATGGGGGTACCGGCTTGGGTTTGGCAATCAGTAAGGGGATAGCAGCTTTACTCGGGGGCCAAATAGTTGTAGATAGTAAGATTGGGCAAGGTAGTACATTTTCCCTGTATTTACCATTGCGAGGACCTAGCGACATAAACACGCAAAATTCATTAAAAAATTTTAATGAGCGGAGAATGGTACCAGAGGTTGCTGCTGTATTAAAGTTGCCTTCGGATACTGAAACGCTATTTCAGGGCAAGACAGTTTTATTAGTAGATGATGATATGAGAAATGCTTTTTCACTGACAACTGTTTTAGAAAGTTATCAAATGAAGGTACTTTATGCTGAAAATGGGAGGGAGGCGATAGATACACTAATACAAAATCCGGATATTGATATAATTTTTATGGATATCATGATGCCTGAAATGGATGGCTATGAGGCCATGCGCCGTATCCGTGAAATACCTAAATTTAATGATATTCCGATAATTGCTTTAACGGCAAAGGCAATGAAAGATGACAACGCTAAATGTATAGCTGCTGGAGCGACAGATTATATTACCAAGCCTGTGGACTTAGAAAAACTCTTTGCTATGATTCGGTTAAGACTTTGCACATGA
- the mutY gene encoding Adenine DNA glycosylase, protein MTLAAQLLDWYYRNARDLPWRKDKDVYKVWVSEIMLQQTRVEVVKDYYERWMERFPTMEVLAQASEQEVLQYWQGLGYYSRARHLLSGVREVCAAYGGKVPEDEHMIRKLPGVGEYTAGAISSIAYNRRTPAIDGNVLRIFSRLFCLDGDIAKQSIKREVYRLLQKHMPGDCPGDFNQALMDLGAMVCIPRRPRCLQCPLTRFCEAYAREIQDTLPVRAPKKEPVMVILAAGVIVRDGRYLVRQRPASGLLAGMWEFPTVEIIEGQVVTEQLQILLRSEFHQEVIVGEQIANYKYKFSHRTWDITFYMCGWIAGNDLSVEECWMSPAEINNIPWAGPHRKAALALTSS, encoded by the coding sequence ATGACGCTGGCGGCGCAACTGCTTGACTGGTACTATAGAAATGCCAGGGATCTACCCTGGCGTAAAGATAAGGATGTTTATAAGGTTTGGGTTTCTGAAATTATGCTTCAACAAACACGGGTAGAAGTTGTAAAAGATTATTATGAGCGGTGGATGGAACGTTTTCCGACGATGGAGGTTCTGGCTCAGGCATCAGAGCAAGAAGTATTACAATATTGGCAGGGGTTGGGCTATTATTCCCGAGCACGTCACTTACTCTCAGGAGTGAGGGAAGTGTGTGCAGCTTATGGTGGAAAAGTTCCGGAAGACGAACATATGATACGAAAGTTGCCTGGCGTTGGGGAGTATACAGCCGGAGCTATTTCCAGTATTGCTTACAACCGACGAACTCCGGCGATTGACGGCAATGTCCTGCGAATTTTCAGCCGGCTCTTCTGCCTGGACGGGGATATCGCAAAACAGTCAATCAAACGTGAAGTTTACCGTTTGCTTCAAAAGCATATGCCTGGCGATTGTCCGGGTGATTTTAATCAGGCGTTGATGGATTTGGGAGCTATGGTATGTATCCCCCGGCGGCCCCGCTGTTTACAATGCCCGTTAACCCGCTTTTGTGAAGCTTATGCGCGAGAAATTCAGGACACGCTGCCGGTGCGGGCGCCCAAAAAGGAACCGGTGATGGTAATATTGGCCGCCGGAGTAATAGTGCGGGACGGACGGTATCTGGTGCGACAGCGGCCAGCAAGCGGGCTTTTGGCCGGTATGTGGGAATTTCCTACCGTAGAAATTATTGAGGGCCAGGTAGTGACTGAGCAGTTACAAATTCTGTTGCGAAGTGAGTTTCATCAGGAAGTGATTGTTGGGGAACAGATTGCTAACTATAAGTATAAATTTAGTCATCGTACCTGGGATATTACCTTTTATATGTGTGGTTGGATAGCCGGTAACGATTTATCAGTTGAGGAGTGCTGGATGAGTCCGGCAGAAATAAACAATATACCATGGGCCGGGCCTCACCGCAAAGCGGCCCTTGCTTTAACAAGCAGTTAA
- the ccmL gene encoding Carbon dioxide concentrating mechanism protein CcmL — MWLGKVVGTVVAPTKNDTLIGCKLLIVQPLNLDGMNTISLQVAVDTVGAGNGETVLVLTGSSARRIMKNADSAVDAAIVGIVENIELDGISKAQYWVHKG; from the coding sequence ATGTGGCTTGGTAAAGTTGTTGGAACTGTTGTTGCACCGACAAAAAATGATACATTAATTGGCTGCAAACTGTTGATCGTTCAGCCGTTAAATCTGGACGGTATGAATACCATTAGTCTGCAAGTTGCTGTCGACACTGTCGGGGCGGGGAACGGTGAAACAGTGCTGGTTTTAACCGGGAGTTCAGCCCGTCGTATAATGAAAAATGCTGACAGCGCAGTTGATGCCGCAATCGTTGGAATTGTGGAAAATATAGAGCTGGACGGTATTTCGAAAGCTCAATATTGGGTGCATAAAGGTTGA